TCTGGCGGAAACTCGTTCACCAGCGTGTCGAAGAGGATGATGCGGCGCGTCCGGCCGAGGCCGGCCACCGCGGCATTGGCCGTGCGGCTCTTGCGAGACTGATCGGCGACCCAGACGCCAATTGCCCGGACTCCCGCGCTCTCGGCCAGCGCCAGGAGCCGCTCCCGCAGCTGCGCGTCGGCGAGAGGGGTCAGGCGGTAGAAGAGCGGAAGCAGCCAGACGGGGAAGATCACGGCAAGCGCGATCTGGACCACGACGAAAAAGCCCGCCGCGAGCAGCCACCAGAGCGGAGTGGCCTCTATCAGGCCATAGATGACTTCGACCGCCCCCAGCGCCAGCGCTCCGCCCAGCACGGCGGCCTTGAGGCGGTCGGCCAGCCAGCCCCGGAGCGTCTGATGCAGGAGCCCGTACCGTCGTGGCAGCCAGTACCCGCGCACCCAGGTCAGGGCGAAGGTCAGCAGGCCCTGGCCGACGCCGAGAGTGACCGCGACCACGCCGACCAGCCACCAGCGGGCTCCCGAGATTGGACCGGCGAGGTCCACGAGCGCCGGTCCCGCGCCGGACAGCAGCCACCCCACCAGGTAGAGCACGCTCAAGACGAGCCCGACCATGCCCAATACGAGCTGGATCCTGTGGTAGCGGGTCGCCTCTTCGCCCACCGGTGATCTGCCGGCTAGGCCGCGCGCGAGTCCGACCGGCACGGCCATGGCGCCCAGACCCATACGTCGAGCCGCGCCGCGAAGTGCGCCAGCAGGGGCGTGTCGGGCAGATGCAGGCCGAGCGGGCGGGCCATCGTGTTCTCGCGGATCGCCACCACCGCCGGCTGCAGGGGCCAGGGCTGATGGTGCACTTCGGCGCGATACAGGGCGCCGTGGGCGTCGAAGGCGTAGAGACAGTAGCGCTCGGTCAGCCACCACTCCAGGCTGTCGGCCGGCGCCCGGGTCACACCGCCGCTGGGCCCATACTCCACCACGATCTCGGCCGGTGGCGACACCGGCGGCGGGCGCCGGCTCTCGAAGCGAACGCGCCCGCGCTCGCGAACGGCCGAGGACTGCGCCCGAAAATAGGGCAGGAGGTACAGGAGGCGCGCGGTCGCGACCGCGAGGGCGCTGTCCGCGTCCAGGCTGAAGAACACCACGCCGGGGCGGCCCTCCACCGTCGCGTACGTCCGCACGTTGATCTCGGGAAACGTCGACACCCCGGGTATCGCCGGGAGCCCGCGCGGCCGCAGGCCGGTCAACCGGAACGGCGTGATGCCCAGCCACGCCGACCCGTGGAACGTGTCGACGGCGACAGTGGCGGGGAGCAGGGCCTGCAGCGTTGCCCGCGGTACCGGCCAGTGCAGGAATACCAGGTCCTCCCAGGTTTGCGCCATGATCCACGGCTGATCGGGAATCGGCCAGGGCCGGTGGTCGGCCGGCGGCAACCGGTCGGGCTCGAGCGCACGGCCGGCGGTCAGCGCGAAGAGCTCAGCGGCCCCGTTGATGGCGGTCCGGACCAGGCGAGAGACGGCTGGCATGGAAGGATTGTCCTCATGCTATCAGCGCCCTCGGCTCGACGCACCCCGGCGCCCGCCGCACGCCTGGCCAGGGCGACGTCGTGGACCGTATGCGGAGCCTGGCTGACGACGATGCCCAGAAACAGCAGGGCGGCGAGCGACGCGAGCGATCGACCGAGGACGGCGAAACGGCCAGCGGCGTGCACGGCGGCGCCAGAATACCGGCGCCCCGATGGGCCATCAACTCAACTGACGGCCAACACGGTCCTCAACAGATCGCGGACACCACGGGCGTTGCGCTCCTCGATTCTGAGTGCGGCGACGGCCGCCACCAGGCGGGCCACGGCAGAGAGCAGAAAAAGAACGTGGAGGTTGGTCCACGTCCATCCGAGCATGGCGAAGCGCGCCGGGAGCTGGGAGGCCAGCACGCCGGAGACGACCGAGGCGGCCGCGAATCCCAGGCCGCCCGCTGCCGCGAACACGGCCACGTAGAAGGCCCGCTCGCGCCGGGGCGAGAGGTGAATGGTGAGATCCATGGCCGCGATCCCGTGACCGCCCCACAGAATGCCGGCGAGCACCGCTTCCAGCGCCAGCGGCCACAGGAAGCTCGGCGTGGCGAACAACCAGATGGCCGGCACCGCGGCGATGCCGAAGGAGCACAGGATGAGCACGGGCCGGGCCCCGAGCCGATCCACCGCCCGGCCCCAGGCCGGGGCGGCGGCGATGCGCGTCACCGCCACCGCCACGCCGTGGAGCGCGGCGAGCACGAAGCCCGTCTGGAGATTGACCAGCATGTGGAAGGAGAAGAAGCTGGCCGACAGGCCGACCGCGGCGTTCCAGCCGAGCAGATAGCGGAGGAACCGTCCGGCACCGTTGTCGCGCGCGACACGGCCCAGCACACGCCAGTCCGGACACTCGGCCGCGGCTGAGCTGCCGGGATCGTGCTGCCGGAACAGCAGCCAGACGCTGCAGCCGCCGGCCAACCCGGCCACCGCCGCCAGCCCGGCGAGAGTCTCGCCTCGCCAGCCGTTGGTTCCCAGGTAATCGAGGGCCACCCCGGCCGCGAGCGTGGCCGCCGTGCCGGCCAGCGTGATGTAAACCGTCCGCCGGCTGAAGAACCGCCCCCGAAGCGAATCGGGAACGAGATCGCCCATCCAGGCGATCCAGGCGTTGTTGCCGACGACGGCGAAGACGGCGCCCATGGCCACCACGCCGACGAAGAGCGGCAGCGCGTAGGACGGGGGGAGATCCACAAACGGCAGGAGGGCGACGGGCAGCCACACGAAGCGGGAGGCGCCGATCGCCGCGATGGCGACCCGTCGCGCGCCGTACGTCTGGGTCAGCCAGGCCCCGGGGATCTGCAAGATCTGGGCGGCCATGGGCAGCGCGCCCAGCATGCCGATGATGAACGGTGAGGCGCCGAGGTAGATCGCCCAGGCCGTGAGCACGGCGCCGCCGGCGCAGGCGGTGAACAGCTCGGACGCCGCGCCTTCCGCGTACGAGGCGCGGACCGAGGCGCGCAGGGTGGACTCGGCGACGGACCGGCGGTGCCCGGAACGGGGCAGGGGGGCCGCGGCCAGGGCCGGGGCGCTGGCGGGCACGGAGGCGCCTGGTCGGGGGACCGGCGGAGCGGTGGCGACACGGCCGAGGCCCTCGAGGTTCCGATCCGAAGTCTGAAGCAGGGGTCCAGCGTAGCGTGAGGGCAGAGGGCGCCCGAAGCTTTTTCCCGACCGCCCGGGCGAGCGCGTGCGCGGGAGCGTGTTCGGGGTGGCCGGCCCGTCCGACCCCTGACGCCGCTCCGCTTCGGGGCGTCAGCAAAGGGAGAGGAAGCGGCAGAAACTCCCCCAACCGGACCGGCCACGCTTGATTCCTGAGATAATTATGCCTGAAGGAAATGGCTCGCACCCGCGCCGACAAGGACTACTACCGCATCCTCGGGGTCGATCCGCAGGCGCCTGAGGACGAGGTCCGCCGCGCCTATCGCCGGCTCGCCCTGCAGTGGCATCCCGATCGCAACCCGAATCGCCCCCAGGCCGGCGAGCGGTTCAAGGAAATCAGCGAGGCCTACGCCGTCTTGATCGATGCCGGCAAGCGGCGCGAGTACGACCGCCTCCGCCAGATGGGCGCGTCCGGGCACTTCGGGCCGAGTCGGGAGGATCTCTTCCGCGATCTGTTCGCCGATCCGCGGGCCAGCGCCATCTTCGAGGAGCTGGCTCAGGAGTTCGAGCGTCTGGGCTTGCGGGTCGATCGCCAGGCCTTCCGCCACACGCTGTTTCAAGGTCGGGGGGTCATCGCCGGCGGCGTGTTCGTCATCACGCCGTTCACCCCGGCGCTGGCGCTTCTGCGCCTGATGCGCGGCGCCCTTCGTCGCCCCGCCGCGCCGACGGTCCGCGAAGGCCTGCTGGCGCGAGCGGTGCGCGTCGGCCGGCAACTGCTCGGCTGGCCGTCCACGCCGCTACCCGCCGGCGCCGACGTGACGTATCCGCTCCGGCTGAGCCGATCCGAAGCCGTGCGCGGCGGAGCCAAGCGCCTCACCCTGAGTCGCGAGCACGGGCACGACGAGGTGGTGGTGAAGATTCCCGCCGGCGTGCGGTCGGGCACGCGGCTGAGGCTGCGGGGCAAGGGTCGCCCCGTCGCCGAGGGCCGATCCGGCGATGCCTACCTTGTCGTCGAAGTCACCGATTGACGGGATGGCCGGCCTTGAGCCAGGCGGTCATCCCTCCGGTGACGTTGTGCCAGTCCGAGATGCCGTGGCGCTTGAGGGCGCTGATCACAGAGCTCGACCTGAGGCCGCCGGCACACACAACGGCCTTGGGACGGTCGCGGGGAACCTCGTCCAGGCGGCCAACGGCTTCCAGCATGGGCAGGTGCAGGGCCCCCTCGATGTGCCCCTCGCGCCACTCGAAGGGCTCCCGGACGTCGATGACCACCACGTCCCGGTGCTCTTCCAGCCACTCGGCCAGCGTGTAGACGGTGATCTGGGGCACGCTCTCCAGCGGCAGCCCCTCGCTCTTCCACTCCACCATGCCGCGCGGCAGGAAGCCGACCACGGCGTCGACGCCGACCCGCGTGAGGCCGCCGAGGGCGCGCTCCAGGTCCGAGGGCCCCTGAGCGAGCAGGATCAACGGCGCTCCTGCCGGGGCGAACCAGCTGGCGCGATCAGCGAACTGCGGGCTCTCGATCCACACGTTGAGCGCGCCCGGCACGTGCCCCTCGCCATACGTCCCCGGATCGCGTAGATCGAGCACACACGCGCCCTGCTGCACCGCCTCCCAGGCTTCCCGCGCGGTGAAGGGACGGGGCTTGACGCTGATCAGCGGCAGCATGCCCTGATTCTTGCCCACGATGGTCGTGAACGACGGGGGCTTGGGCGGCAGCCCCTGCATGACCAGATCGACGAACTCCTGCCTGCTCCGGGCCCCCAGGGCGGCGTTGAAGCGGCGCTCGAAGCCGATGGTGGACGCCGACTTGGAGGACATGGCCCGCCCGCAGAGCGAGCCGGCGCCGTGAGCCGGGTAGATCTCCACGCTGTCGGACAGCGGCAGGAGCGCGCGCTGCAGGCTCTCCCACAGATCGCCGGCGGCCGATGCCCCACCGAGGTCCGGACGACCGACGTCGCCGATGAACAACGTGTCCCCCGTGAGCACGAACCAGGGCTCGCCGCTCCGCTCCCGGTCGGTCACGAGCAGACAGACGCTGTCCGGCGTATGTCCCGGCGTGTGCAGGACGGTGAGCTGCACCTGGCCGATGGCGATCTGATCACCGTCTTTCAGGGTCTCGTGGTCGAAGACGGCGCGGCTGGCCTGATGGAGCAGGATGGGGGCATGGGTGAGGGCGGCCAGGTCGCGGTTGCCGGAGATGTGGTCGGCGTGGGTGTGGGTCTCGATGATCCTGGTGATGCGCACGCCCTTGCGGCGGGCCAGCCGAAGGTAGTCCTCCACGCGGTCACGCCCGGGGTCCACCACGACGGCTTCGCCGGCCCGTCCACAGCCGATCAGGTACGACAGGCAGCCCGACTCCTCGTTCGGCAACTGCTGGAAGATCATGACCCCGCCCTCCGCGTTTATTATAGGGGCACTTCAGTCAAGGGGGTGACGCGTGACGGTGGCGCGGATGAAGGTGGCCGACGTGGCCGACGTTCCGGCCGGCCAGGGCCGCGTCGTGGAGGCCGGCAACCGCACCGTGGCCCTGTTCAACGTCGACGGACGTTTTTACGCCATCGACAACGCCTGCTTGCATCGCGGCGGCCCCCTGGGCGAAGGCAATCTCGACGGGCGCGTGGTGCTGTGCCCCTGGCATGCCTGGGGCTGGGACGTCACCACCGGGCGCAACGTCAACAACCCGGCCGTCCAGGCCGCGTGCTTCCCCGTCACCGTCGCCGGCGGTGAGGTCTTCGTCGAGGTGCCGGCCGCGTGAGGTGACGAACTCAGTGGCGGCACGGTCCAGGCCGCTGCTAGCATGGGGTCCCGTGGAAGCAGTCCTGTCGTCCCCGCCGGTCGTCCTCGTCGCCGTCGTTCTCGCCCTCGGCCTCGGCGCCTACGGCGTGCAGAAATACCAGCGGTGCCCGCACTGTGGCCGCCTGGTGCGCCGGGCCTTCCGTGGCTGGCTGCGCTGCACCGGCTGCGGGCGGCAATGGCGGCGCGGGTTGCGCGTGCGATGACGCCGCGCGTGCCTCGATGGCTGCTCGCCGGGGGCGTCGGCGTGCTGCTGCTGGCCGTTCTGGGGCTTGGCGCCTGGCTCTGGGCCGAGGCCCGCGAACGGCGCGCCGTCGGCGCCTACCTCGAGCCGTTGGCCCGGCTGGCCATGACGCGCGGCGGGGAGCTCAGCGCCGAGGCGCGCGTCGCCATCTCCCGCGAGCTCGAGAGCGCGCTGGGCCAGTATCCCTCGGCCTCGCTGGCCCCCGAAGCCGCCTACGAGCTGGGCAACCTCCGCTACGCCGAGCGCGACTGGGCCGGGGCGCGGGGCGCCTGGGAGATTGTCAGCGCCCAGGCTCAATCGCCGACCCTGAAGACGCTGGCCCGGGCCGGCATCGGCTACGCCTGGGAAGCCGAAGGCAACCTGGCCAAGGCCCGTGAGGCCTACAGCCAGGCCCTGGCCGGGCTCCGGCCCGGGGAGTTCCATTTCGAGGAACTTCTCATGGCGCTGGCCCGAGTGCAGGAACAGAGCGGGGATAAGACTGCGGCGGTCGAGACGTACCGGCGGCTGCTGCGCGAGCGGCCGGGCAGCCTGCGCGCCGACGAGGCCCGCAGCCGGCTGGCCAGCCTGGGGGCGTCGCCTTAGGGACAGGTTAGCCTATTCGCCGATAAGGCGGATTATGTCAACTTGAGCCGGGTCCCGCCGGCGGCCGAAACGCACCGAGGGCTACTTGCTGCGCAGCTTGTTGATCAGGCCCAGGACCCGCTGGACCTCTGTTCCATCGCGTACCATCAGCCGGTCCCCCGCCTGTCCCCAGCGCAGCAGGCCGTCCCGGTCCACGACGAAGGTCGAGCGGTAGGCCACGTTGCGGTCTTCGTCGTGGACGCCGTAGGCCCGGATGACGGTCCGGTGCACGTCGCTCAGCAGCGGGAACGGAAAGTTGTGGGCCTTGGTGAACGCGGCGTGACAGAACGGGCTGTCGCCGCTCACCCCCAGGATGACCACGCCTTGCTCCTGCAGCCGTTTGGCGACCTGAGCCAGGTCGCTGAGCTCGGGGGTTCAGATCGAGCCGAAGTCGTAGCAGTAGAAGGCGAGCACGACGTCGGCCTGGCCTTTGAAGCTCGACAGGCGGACCTCGCCCCCCTGGGTCGAGGGCAGCGTGAAGTCGGGCGCGGGCGCACCGTAGCGCGGGCTGGTCATGGGTCTACCCCGGGATGTGGGCTTCGTCGGGCAGTTCACTCCACCTGGGCGTCCAGGCGGGCACCACCAGGCCGACCTCGTCGCAGAGGGCCTTGACCTCGGTGGCGAACGCCTGACGGACCTCGTCGTTGTCGCGGGCCTTGAGCCGGAACTCGCGATAGCGCTGGTTCTTGGCCGAACCGGGCCGCCCGAAGATGTTCATCGTGCGGATGTACCACTTGGCGAAGGTCGTCTGGGCCTCGGCGCGAGTGGCCGGATCCTCGGTCAGCTTCTTCACCCAGTACTCGCCGTGACGGATGTGGAACTTCTCCTCCTTGAAGATGCCCTCGATGGCGCGGACCCAGGGGCCATACGAGCACCGGCGGACGTCCTCGAGCTGGTGTCCGGCGCCCCGGTCCATGCAGAAATTGAAGAAGACGAAATCGGCCCACGTCTCGATCGGATAGTAGAAGATGTTGACCCGCTTGTCGCTGGTGATGCGCGCGGTGCCGATGTCGGCGTCGGCCGCGACGCGCATGGTGAACGTCTCGTCGTGAGCGCGCACGTGGCGGTCGACGTCGACGCCGAGGTCGGCCAGGAGGCCGTACATGACGGTGGCGTGGCGGATCTCGTCCTTCACGATCTGGGCCACGACGTGCTTTTCCTCCACGGTGGGCGCCCGGGTGATCCACGGCACGTAGCCGTAGGCGCCGGCCAGCTCGGAGTCGGCCTGCATCGTCATCAGGTGCACGAGGTGCTCCCGGTACTCCGGCGTCATCTCGTCGGCGGACTCCAGCCGGATGTCGCTGCGGATCTTGGCCATCATCGCCGTCTCGAGCTCGCTCATCGCTGCCCGCCCTCCATTCGTTCCACCACCCGCACGGCCTTGCCTTCCGAACGGGGGATCGTGCGCGGCGACACCAGCGTCACCTCCACCCCCAGGCCCAGGGCCGCCCGCAAGCGCCCCGTCACCCGCTCACGGAGGAGGACGGCGGCCGGGTGGCTGACCGCCGTCTCGCCGCAGCGTTGCCAGAAGACCGGCGCCGGCTCCACCTGGACCTCCACCCGGGCCAGCGTCTGCCGGCGGTCCACCACGAGCTGGTAGTGCGGCACCAGGTCCTCGACGTCCAGCAGCGCTGCCTCCACCTCCGAGGGATAGACGTTCACGCCCTTGATCACCAGCATATCGTCGGCGCGGCCCAGAATCCGGGCCATCCGCGCCGACGTCCGCCCGCACCGGCAGGGCTCGGGGGTCAGCGCCGTGATGTCCCCTGTGCGGTAACGGATCAGCGGGATGCCCCGCTTGGTGAGGGTCGTGAGCACCAGCTCGCCCTGGCGTCCCGGCTCGAGCCGCTCCCCGCTCGCCGGATCCACGATCTCGGGCAGGAAGTGGTCGTCGGCC
The DNA window shown above is from Candidatus Methylomirabilota bacterium and carries:
- a CDS encoding DnaJ domain-containing protein, with protein sequence MARTRADKDYYRILGVDPQAPEDEVRRAYRRLALQWHPDRNPNRPQAGERFKEISEAYAVLIDAGKRREYDRLRQMGASGHFGPSREDLFRDLFADPRASAIFEELAQEFERLGLRVDRQAFRHTLFQGRGVIAGGVFVITPFTPALALLRLMRGALRRPAAPTVREGLLARAVRVGRQLLGWPSTPLPAGADVTYPLRLSRSEAVRGGAKRLTLSREHGHDEVVVKIPAGVRSGTRLRLRGKGRPVAEGRSGDAYLVVEVTD
- a CDS encoding M48 family metallopeptidase; translated protein: MGEEATRYHRIQLVLGMVGLVLSVLYLVGWLLSGAGPALVDLAGPISGARWWLVGVVAVTLGVGQGLLTFALTWVRGYWLPRRYGLLHQTLRGWLADRLKAAVLGGALALGAVEVIYGLIEATPLWWLLAAGFFVVVQIALAVIFPVWLLPLFYRLTPLADAQLRERLLALAESAGVRAIGVWVADQSRKSRTANAAVAGLGRTRRIILFDTLVNEFPPDEVTSVLAHELAHHVHRDTWRALGVQAVLAIVALWAVDRLLEVGGTAWGLAGQADPAGVPWLALVVLALGLLTTPLANGFSRWIERQADDFALAVTGDARAFVAAMERLAALNLAERRPHPVKELLLHSHPSIDRRIARAMAARLSVPSRS
- a CDS encoding Rieske 2Fe-2S domain-containing protein, which gives rise to MTVARMKVADVADVPAGQGRVVEAGNRTVALFNVDGRFYAIDNACLHRGGPLGEGNLDGRVVLCPWHAWGWDVTTGRNVNNPAVQAACFPVTVAGGEVFVEVPAA
- a CDS encoding AMP-binding protein is translated as AGARPGDLLHVAFGYGLFTGGLGFHQGAERIGMTVIPASSGQTARHGLLLRDLGPAGICGTPSFVLHIAETLMEQGVEPVTLGLRYGMFGAEPWSEGVRRALEAALGCPAYDIYGLSEIVGPGVSGECQAREGLHLADDHFLPEIVDPASGERLEPGRQGELVLTTLTKRGIPLIRYRTGDITALTPEPCRCGRTSARMARILGRADDMLVIKGVNVYPSEVEAALLDVEDLVPHYQLVVDRRQTLARVEVQVEPAPVFWQRCGETAVSHPAAVLLRERVTGRLRAALGLGVEVTLVSPRTIPRSEGKAVRVVERMEGGQR
- a CDS encoding Phenylacetic acid catabolic protein, yielding MSELETAMMAKIRSDIRLESADEMTPEYREHLVHLMTMQADSELAGAYGYVPWITRAPTVEEKHVVAQIVKDEIRHATVMYGLLADLGVDVDRHVRAHDETFTMRVAADADIGTARITSDKRVNIFYYPIETWADFVFFNFCMDRGAGHQLEDVRRCSYGPWVRAIEGIFKEEKFHIRHGEYWVKKLTEDPATRAEAQTTFAKWYIRTMNIFGRPGSAKNQRYREFRLKARDNDEVRQAFATEVKALCDEVGLVVPAWTPRWSELPDEAHIPG
- a CDS encoding peroxiredoxin family protein; this translates as MTSPRYGAPAPDFTLPSTQGGEVRLSSFKGQADVVLAFYCYDFGSIUTPELSDLAQVAKRLQEQGVVILGVSGDSPFCHAAFTKAHNFPFPLLSDVHRTVIRAYGVHDEDRNVAYRSTFVVDRDGLLRWGQAGDRLMVRDGTEVQRVLGLINKLRSK
- a CDS encoding rhodanese-like domain-containing protein; its protein translation is MIFQQLPNEESGCLSYLIGCGRAGEAVVVDPGRDRVEDYLRLARRKGVRITRIIETHTHADHISGNRDLAALTHAPILLHQASRAVFDHETLKDGDQIAIGQVQLTVLHTPGHTPDSVCLLVTDRERSGEPWFVLTGDTLFIGDVGRPDLGGASAAGDLWESLQRALLPLSDSVEIYPAHGAGSLCGRAMSSKSASTIGFERRFNAALGARSRQEFVDLVMQGLPPKPPSFTTIVGKNQGMLPLISVKPRPFTAREAWEAVQQGACVLDLRDPGTYGEGHVPGALNVWIESPQFADRASWFAPAGAPLILLAQGPSDLERALGGLTRVGVDAVVGFLPRGMVEWKSEGLPLESVPQITVYTLAEWLEEHRDVVVIDVREPFEWREGHIEGALHLPMLEAVGRLDEVPRDRPKAVVCAGGLRSSSVISALKRHGISDWHNVTGGMTAWLKAGHPVNR
- a CDS encoding MFS transporter, which codes for MPASAPALAAAPLPRSGHRRSVAESTLRASVRASYAEGAASELFTACAGGAVLTAWAIYLGASPFIIGMLGALPMAAQILQIPGAWLTQTYGARRVAIAAIGASRFVWLPVALLPFVDLPPSYALPLFVGVVAMGAVFAVVGNNAWIAWMGDLVPDSLRGRFFSRRTVYITLAGTAATLAAGVALDYLGTNGWRGETLAGLAAVAGLAGGCSVWLLFRQHDPGSSAAAECPDWRVLGRVARDNGAGRFLRYLLGWNAAVGLSASFFSFHMLVNLQTGFVLAALHGVAVAVTRIAAAPAWGRAVDRLGARPVLILCSFGIAAVPAIWLFATPSFLWPLALEAVLAGILWGGHGIAAMDLTIHLSPRRERAFYVAVFAAAGGLGFAAASVVSGVLASQLPARFAMLGWTWTNLHVLFLLSAVARLVAAVAALRIEERNARGVRDLLRTVLAVS
- a CDS encoding DUF2071 domain-containing protein, with protein sequence MPAVSRLVRTAINGAAELFALTAGRALEPDRLPPADHRPWPIPDQPWIMAQTWEDLVFLHWPVPRATLQALLPATVAVDTFHGSAWLGITPFRLTGLRPRGLPAIPGVSTFPEINVRTYATVEGRPGVVFFSLDADSALAVATARLLYLLPYFRAQSSAVRERGRVRFESRRPPPVSPPAEIVVEYGPSGGVTRAPADSLEWWLTERYCLYAFDAHGALYRAEVHHQPWPLQPAVVAIRENTMARPLGLHLPDTPLLAHFAARLDVWVWAPWPCRSDSRAA
- a CDS encoding tetratricopeptide repeat protein, producing MPRWLLAGGVGVLLLAVLGLGAWLWAEARERRAVGAYLEPLARLAMTRGGELSAEARVAISRELESALGQYPSASLAPEAAYELGNLRYAERDWAGARGAWEIVSAQAQSPTLKTLARAGIGYAWEAEGNLAKAREAYSQALAGLRPGEFHFEELLMALARVQEQSGDKTAAVETYRRLLRERPGSLRADEARSRLASLGASP